Proteins encoded together in one Streptomyces sp. NBC_01216 window:
- a CDS encoding polymorphic toxin-type HINT domain-containing protein: MVTGTLLALSLALSASVAQAVPVQPEAAGLPGFSDNPDPIKGKDAAKAKPRRVDDARKFAAPTLSRATWPKVGSAELAIPTSPPMRARSAGVPGPPEKADVGGLPIAVSPVIGKGRTGSSSPSKVKVTSLGEKKAARWGGAALLTVVRDDASVTAAPVRLSLDYSKFAEGAGGAYGSRLRVIELPACAATESPAPGCKAVGKPVESTNDPVTRTVTAEVAAAPMSSGAMVYALAAGDSSSKGDYKATSLSPSANWSVSNSSGAFSWNYPMRTVPTPGGLTPTVGLGYSAQSADGRTSATNNQGSWVGEGFSYEPGYVERSYKPCSEDGHSSSGEQCWAFDNATVMLNGAASSLIKDDTSGKWHFESESGAKIEQLTNANYVTGNGDNDGEHWKITTTDGTEYYFGLNRLPGWTTGKEETSSAWTAPVFGDDSGEPCYNATFASAHCKQAWRWNLDYVKDIRGNAMSYFYGAETNYYALNGKTDVNGTAYHRGGYLKRIDYGQRDNTVYSTKAPARVTFTTAERCLPVTAFDCAASKFTTGNAAYWPDTPVDRNCAANTKCTASQSTQTFWTTKRLVGITTQMSKSSVAGEYADVDAWTFTHLFTDNGDDTKTLWLAKIDHEGKAGGSDKMPSLELAGSHLMNRVDSDVDNTDPFKRLRLDTVVSETGAQLNITYAPQECTATVLPAPGTSTKRCFPVVWSPPGSITPKTDWFHKYVVQDIVETDRTGGGEDLVTHYDYQGAAGWRHAEPDGITDPKYLTWGQWQGYGKVVVTGGSGQTTATRIEYTYLQGLDGDTVPGGGTRSEKVKDSTGVEYTGSKEFTGFQIESKTYDHATSGKVVSKSISEPWKHETATQTRTWGTSHATLVKPGASRGYSLLHDGTWQETKSTSTYDTTVPGGRLVKTDDQGDVSRADDDTCTQLWYADTPAKNLYELPARSEAVTVRCAASPDRKTQVLADERTTYDGYGNAVKTERLAGHDGTTATYQVTGTTEYDAYGRPTLQKNAEQLQKPLAEQVATIIAYTDVNGLISQTKHTNLLGHITTTDYAPAWGVSSGQTDPNGKRTDLAYDGLGRLTSVWLADRTKTMTPSIKYSYNVRRDKTTVVKTEKIQKDGAYGAEYQHYDSLLRPRQLQTQGPAGTRMVGDVFYDGTGKPRRTNATYNAAGVASDELLIVAGGQVGAQTRFEYDGLGRTTAEIALTGGREQWRTAITYEGERKRVDPPVGGVPTTTITDAQGRVSEIRHHRTATSAPEGPGVQYDSTKYTYTPRGQLKTVTDAKDNVWSYEYDQLGRKTKSNDPDAGVTESHYDGMDRPTWSLNASEEKTSTSYDALGRPTITWAGDAGTGTKLTETRYDRAGALGEAYASIRWTGPTSYFGSVVQSRDALYRPMRVDYIVPASEGLLKGTYSFTTGYSSDGTVASSGMPAAGGLPTETFAYTYDELQRPVAMTGTSSINVTETLYTETSLLKGLKLSAGGGQKVQQAFQYEKGTDRLTSSRIDIEGVNAPAKEAQYSYDQAGNVLSISDLAGSSPDVQCFAYNSMQRLSEAWTPAATPADATGFGTVGGVENGTSPAACGPAPGTGPLGGPAAYWKSYTTDAIGNRTQDIVHDTGLDVAKNTTRTYTYGQNAGPHAVTKLVENTPTGDRQSLYTYDNNGNTRTRTISGSTQTLDWNAEGHLAKTTESDGKETTYLYDASGERVVRRDATATTIYLPGMELKLPKAQGATVEATRYYTFAGQTIAVRENNSTLSFLGSDHQGTSSLAINPATGAVSQRRFDPYGVSRGQTTGTFPGEKGFVGGALDLQTGLTHIGAREYDPGLGKFISVDSLIDYTQPQQINGYAYANNSPVTLSDPTGLAPCALGVADGGSYCGSPSCGMFCAPVESVAVDKAKDDEKKATTNLNNSKKKIKKAVQALVNIIKQELGIDAALDCFSSGDIGACGETALNVAGSFAGGLAGKLLAKYGLRWAKAANLIKTVAGHVEKLIDGIKDFFKYSEKLGKAKDALAAARAKVKSLAGKGTCPTPHSFLPGTKVLLDDGTTKNIEEVELGDKVAVTDPETGQTTTREVVGTIVTEGDKHFVNLTIENNTGNTSTLNSTTTHPFWVPSTHTWTDAGNLKPGMTLHTPTGDTATIEQVNHYNKRQRTHDLTINNIHTYYVLAGATPVLVHNCNNLTADDARFPAAHVLDEHVNVSDQRLIQMAQTSGVKSRFTDLQTAQQVVDYGIASNQKRIGNWLRGGGVGPLEIKGRFGANNPIGVRADASGSITPTSNAYTIILQRAAGHPGGYYVSTAYPR; the protein is encoded by the coding sequence GTGGTCACAGGCACCCTTCTCGCGCTGTCGCTGGCCCTCTCGGCCAGCGTCGCGCAAGCGGTGCCCGTCCAGCCTGAAGCAGCCGGGCTTCCGGGTTTTTCTGACAATCCCGATCCCATCAAGGGGAAAGACGCGGCCAAGGCCAAGCCTCGCCGCGTCGACGACGCGCGCAAGTTCGCCGCCCCCACTCTTAGCCGTGCAACGTGGCCCAAGGTCGGCAGTGCCGAGCTCGCGATCCCAACGAGCCCTCCGATGCGCGCAAGGTCGGCCGGCGTCCCGGGTCCTCCTGAGAAGGCGGACGTCGGGGGACTTCCGATCGCCGTATCACCCGTCATCGGGAAGGGGCGTACGGGATCGTCCTCGCCCTCGAAGGTGAAGGTCACTTCACTGGGCGAGAAGAAGGCCGCCCGCTGGGGTGGTGCGGCTCTGCTCACCGTGGTGCGTGATGATGCCTCCGTCACGGCAGCACCCGTGCGGCTCTCGTTGGACTACTCCAAGTTCGCCGAAGGCGCCGGTGGGGCCTACGGCTCCCGCTTGCGCGTGATCGAACTCCCCGCGTGTGCAGCGACTGAGTCGCCCGCCCCCGGCTGCAAGGCTGTGGGCAAGCCCGTCGAGTCCACGAACGATCCTGTCACGCGTACAGTCACTGCGGAGGTGGCTGCGGCGCCCATGAGCAGTGGTGCCATGGTGTACGCATTGGCCGCCGGTGACTCGTCATCGAAGGGCGACTACAAGGCGACCTCGCTGTCACCTTCGGCGAACTGGTCGGTGTCGAACTCCTCGGGTGCGTTCTCGTGGAACTATCCGATGCGCACCGTGCCCACCCCTGGCGGACTCACCCCGACGGTCGGTCTCGGCTACTCGGCACAGTCCGCCGATGGCCGCACCTCAGCGACCAACAACCAGGGATCCTGGGTCGGTGAGGGCTTCAGTTACGAGCCCGGCTATGTCGAACGCTCGTACAAGCCGTGCTCTGAGGACGGGCACAGCAGCTCCGGTGAGCAGTGCTGGGCGTTCGACAACGCGACAGTGATGCTCAATGGCGCAGCCAGCTCGCTCATCAAGGACGACACGAGTGGGAAGTGGCACTTCGAGTCGGAGTCCGGGGCGAAGATCGAGCAGCTCACCAACGCCAACTACGTGACCGGAAACGGTGACAACGACGGTGAGCATTGGAAGATCACGACGACCGACGGTACCGAGTACTACTTCGGCCTGAACCGTCTTCCCGGATGGACCACGGGCAAGGAAGAGACGTCCTCGGCGTGGACGGCGCCGGTCTTCGGCGACGACTCCGGCGAGCCTTGCTACAACGCCACCTTCGCCAGCGCACACTGCAAGCAGGCATGGCGGTGGAATCTTGACTATGTCAAGGACATCCGCGGCAACGCCATGTCGTACTTCTACGGCGCGGAAACCAACTACTACGCGCTCAACGGCAAGACGGACGTCAACGGCACGGCGTACCACCGCGGCGGCTACCTCAAGCGAATCGACTACGGTCAGCGCGACAACACCGTCTACAGCACCAAGGCTCCGGCGCGCGTCACCTTCACCACTGCTGAGCGTTGCCTGCCGGTGACTGCCTTCGACTGCGCTGCGTCGAAGTTCACGACGGGCAATGCCGCGTACTGGCCCGACACTCCGGTCGACCGCAACTGCGCGGCGAACACCAAGTGCACGGCAAGCCAGAGCACGCAGACGTTCTGGACGACCAAGAGACTGGTCGGCATCACGACCCAGATGAGCAAGAGCTCTGTCGCGGGAGAATACGCCGACGTCGACGCCTGGACGTTCACCCACCTGTTCACCGACAACGGCGACGACACGAAGACCCTCTGGCTGGCAAAGATCGATCACGAGGGCAAGGCCGGCGGCAGCGACAAGATGCCCTCGCTCGAGCTGGCCGGCAGCCACCTGATGAACCGCGTCGACAGCGATGTCGACAACACCGACCCGTTCAAGCGGCTGCGTCTGGACACCGTGGTCAGCGAGACCGGGGCGCAACTCAACATCACCTATGCTCCGCAGGAATGCACGGCCACGGTCCTGCCGGCACCGGGCACCTCCACGAAGCGCTGCTTCCCCGTCGTCTGGTCTCCTCCGGGCAGCATCACCCCGAAGACGGACTGGTTCCACAAGTATGTCGTCCAGGACATCGTCGAGACTGACCGCACCGGTGGCGGCGAGGATCTGGTCACGCACTACGACTACCAGGGTGCTGCCGGCTGGCGGCATGCCGAGCCCGACGGCATCACCGACCCGAAGTATCTGACCTGGGGCCAGTGGCAGGGTTACGGCAAGGTCGTCGTAACCGGCGGAAGCGGCCAGACGACTGCCACACGCATCGAGTACACGTACCTGCAGGGCCTGGACGGTGACACGGTTCCGGGCGGCGGCACGCGTAGTGAGAAGGTCAAGGACTCCACTGGCGTCGAGTACACCGGGTCCAAGGAGTTCACCGGCTTCCAGATCGAGTCGAAGACCTACGACCACGCCACGAGCGGGAAGGTAGTCTCCAAGTCGATCAGTGAGCCGTGGAAGCATGAAACGGCCACGCAGACCAGGACCTGGGGTACCTCGCACGCCACCCTGGTCAAGCCCGGTGCCTCACGGGGCTATAGCCTTCTGCATGACGGCACATGGCAGGAGACCAAGTCGACCTCGACATACGACACCACCGTGCCGGGCGGCCGACTGGTCAAGACCGACGATCAGGGTGACGTGTCGCGGGCTGACGACGACACCTGCACTCAACTGTGGTACGCGGACACTCCCGCGAAGAACCTCTACGAACTGCCCGCGCGCAGCGAGGCCGTGACGGTGAGGTGTGCCGCGTCCCCCGATCGCAAGACCCAGGTTCTCGCGGACGAGCGCACCACCTATGACGGGTATGGCAACGCAGTCAAGACCGAGCGGCTGGCGGGCCATGACGGGACGACGGCCACTTACCAGGTGACCGGCACCACCGAGTACGACGCCTACGGTCGTCCCACCCTGCAGAAGAACGCAGAACAGCTGCAGAAGCCGTTGGCCGAACAGGTCGCCACGATCATCGCCTACACGGATGTCAACGGCCTGATCTCCCAGACCAAGCACACCAACCTTCTGGGCCACATTACGACGACCGACTACGCGCCGGCCTGGGGAGTCTCTTCGGGGCAGACCGACCCGAACGGCAAGCGCACCGACCTCGCCTACGACGGCCTCGGCAGGCTCACCTCAGTGTGGCTGGCGGACCGGACGAAGACGATGACGCCGAGTATCAAATACTCGTACAACGTCCGTCGCGACAAGACCACCGTCGTCAAGACCGAGAAGATTCAAAAGGACGGCGCCTACGGCGCGGAGTATCAGCACTACGACAGCCTCCTGCGCCCGCGGCAGCTCCAGACGCAAGGCCCAGCAGGCACCCGGATGGTCGGTGACGTCTTCTACGACGGCACGGGCAAGCCGAGAAGGACCAACGCCACTTACAACGCAGCGGGCGTCGCTTCGGATGAGCTGCTGATCGTGGCCGGCGGTCAGGTCGGCGCCCAGACCAGATTCGAGTACGACGGCCTGGGCCGCACCACCGCCGAGATCGCCCTCACCGGCGGCAGGGAGCAGTGGCGCACCGCCATCACCTACGAGGGCGAGCGCAAGAGGGTCGACCCACCGGTCGGTGGTGTCCCGACTACGACGATCACCGACGCCCAAGGGCGCGTGAGTGAGATTCGGCACCACCGCACCGCCACGTCCGCCCCGGAGGGTCCGGGCGTTCAGTACGACTCCACGAAGTACACCTACACGCCCCGCGGCCAGCTCAAGACGGTCACCGACGCCAAGGACAACGTCTGGAGCTACGAGTACGACCAACTCGGTCGCAAGACCAAGAGCAACGACCCTGACGCGGGTGTGACGGAATCCCACTACGACGGCATGGACCGTCCCACCTGGAGTCTGAACGCCAGCGAGGAAAAGACCTCCACCAGCTATGACGCACTGGGTCGCCCCACCATCACCTGGGCCGGCGACGCAGGCACCGGTACGAAGCTGACCGAGACGCGATACGACCGCGCGGGCGCCCTGGGCGAGGCATACGCCTCGATCCGCTGGACCGGCCCCACCTCGTACTTCGGCAGCGTCGTCCAGTCACGTGACGCTCTGTACCGGCCGATGCGGGTCGACTACATCGTGCCGGCGTCCGAAGGACTGCTGAAGGGCACCTACTCCTTCACGACCGGCTACAGCTCGGACGGAACCGTCGCCAGCAGCGGCATGCCGGCAGCAGGCGGTCTCCCCACCGAGACGTTCGCCTACACCTACGACGAACTGCAACGCCCCGTTGCCATGACGGGCACCTCATCCATCAACGTCACAGAAACGCTCTACACCGAGACGAGCTTGCTCAAGGGGCTCAAGTTGTCCGCCGGTGGCGGACAGAAGGTCCAGCAGGCTTTCCAGTACGAGAAGGGGACCGATCGGCTGACGAGCTCGCGGATCGACATCGAAGGGGTGAACGCCCCGGCAAAGGAGGCTCAGTACTCCTACGACCAGGCCGGCAACGTCCTGTCGATCTCCGACCTCGCGGGATCCTCACCAGACGTCCAGTGCTTCGCCTACAACTCCATGCAGCGACTGTCCGAGGCATGGACTCCCGCGGCCACACCGGCCGATGCCACCGGCTTCGGAACAGTCGGTGGCGTCGAGAACGGCACCTCTCCCGCAGCCTGCGGCCCGGCCCCAGGCACCGGCCCCCTGGGTGGCCCCGCCGCGTACTGGAAGTCCTACACCACAGACGCGATCGGCAACCGCACCCAGGACATCGTCCACGACACCGGTCTCGACGTGGCCAAGAACACCACGCGGACGTACACCTACGGCCAGAACGCCGGCCCGCACGCCGTCACCAAGCTGGTCGAGAACACCCCCACCGGCGATCGCCAGTCCCTTTACACCTACGACAACAACGGAAACACCCGCACCCGCACCATCAGCGGTAGCACCCAGACACTCGACTGGAACGCCGAAGGCCATCTGGCGAAGACCACAGAATCCGACGGCAAGGAGACGACGTACCTGTACGACGCCTCCGGCGAACGCGTCGTACGCCGTGACGCCACCGCCACCACCATCTACCTGCCCGGCATGGAGCTGAAGCTCCCCAAGGCTCAGGGCGCCACGGTCGAGGCGACCCGTTATTACACCTTCGCCGGACAGACGATCGCGGTCCGCGAAAACAACAGCACCCTCTCCTTCCTCGGGTCCGACCACCAAGGCACCAGCAGCCTTGCGATCAACCCGGCAACGGGCGCGGTCTCCCAGCGCCGCTTCGACCCCTACGGCGTCTCCCGCGGCCAGACCACGGGCACGTTCCCGGGCGAGAAGGGCTTCGTCGGAGGCGCACTCGACCTGCAGACCGGACTCACCCACATCGGGGCACGCGAATACGACCCCGGGCTCGGAAAATTCATATCCGTCGACTCGCTGATCGACTACACCCAACCCCAGCAGATCAACGGCTACGCGTACGCCAACAACAGCCCCGTCACACTGTCAGACCCCACTGGCCTGGCACCCTGCGCACTCGGAGTCGCGGACGGCGGAAGCTACTGCGGCTCCCCCTCCTGTGGCATGTTCTGTGCCCCCGTAGAATCAGTCGCGGTCGACAAGGCCAAAGACGACGAAAAGAAAGCGACCACCAACCTCAATAACTCGAAGAAAAAGATCAAGAAGGCCGTCCAGGCCCTCGTCAACATCATCAAGCAGGAACTGGGGATCGACGCGGCCCTGGACTGCTTCTCCAGTGGCGACATCGGCGCATGCGGCGAAACCGCACTCAACGTTGCAGGAAGCTTCGCAGGCGGCCTGGCAGGAAAACTCCTCGCCAAATACGGCCTGAGATGGGCCAAAGCTGCCAACCTCATCAAAACAGTCGCCGGTCATGTCGAAAAACTGATCGACGGAATCAAGGACTTCTTCAAATACTCAGAAAAGCTGGGCAAGGCCAAGGATGCACTTGCCGCCGCCCGAGCGAAGGTAAAATCCCTAGCAGGTAAGGGGACCTGCCCGACCCCGCACAGCTTCCTGCCAGGAACCAAAGTCCTCCTGGACGACGGAACCACAAAAAACATCGAGGAAGTCGAACTCGGCGACAAGGTAGCGGTCACCGACCCAGAAACCGGTCAGACCACGACGCGTGAAGTCGTCGGCACCATCGTCACCGAAGGCGACAAACACTTCGTCAACCTCACCATCGAGAACAACACTGGCAATACCTCCACACTCAACTCCACGACAACCCACCCCTTCTGGGTGCCGTCGACACACACATGGACCGACGCCGGCAACCTCAAACCCGGCATGACCCTGCACACCCCGACCGGCGACACCGCCACCATCGAGCAGGTCAACCACTACAACAAACGTCAACGCACCCACGACCTCACGATCAACAACATCCACACGTACTATGTGCTGGCGGGGGCCACTCCGGTCCTGGTGCACAACTGCAACAATCTGACTGCTGATGACGCTCGATTCCCTGCTGCGCACGTTCTCGACGAGCATGTGAATGTAAGTGATCAGCGACTCATTCAGATGGCGCAAACCTCGGGAGTGAAGTCTCGCTTTACTGATCTCCAGACTGCCCAGCAAGTCGTCGACTACGGTATCGCGTCAAATCAGAAGCGCATCGGTAACTGGCTTCGAGGTGGTGGCGTAGGGCCGCTTGAAATCAAGGGGAGATTCGGCGCCAATAACCCAATTGGGGTGAGGGCTGACGCGAGCGGAAGTATTACCCCCACAAGTAACGCGTACACGATAATCCTTCAGCGTGCGGCTGGGCACCCGGGGGGATATTACGTGTCGACCGCATACCCGAGATAG
- a CDS encoding LamG-like jellyroll fold domain-containing protein: MSAAAESGEALSEELARAAAEASGHPVEIANLRRERREVFANADGSFTAHEYAQPVRTRRGSAWIPVDGTLVKKSDGSWSPKAATVDLQFSDGGLGPFVRMRRVGREYALTWPEGILPKPKVEGSTANYAEVLPGVDLVVRADVEGFSHYFVVKTAEAAANPELDRLELGLSTKGLTVTKTASGALRAVDSAVGGSVFESGRAVMWDSADPASTATAAAMRAMGSADESASADPVLDPADGGRKASVGIEVAKGRISLSPDVELLRGENTSYPVVIDPVPRTTGTTAWTSVMSGMPSEQDWKYSGHAGMGKCPSNYNAPECSGIGVRRLLFSFPMSFYNGKQIISTSFSARVGAVYWAEAKAEPVDLYRIGSGNYAISSSSNWSNTSGSWSKKLMTVDQKISPTTCSSAANLHFSNGALLTETQAAANGGLSTLSLGLKAKDESTYYGWKRICGNSYLSVNYNTPPAQISTSLMSTNPGGKCVVDAAKAPYVDELPQLKTEARDSDNSASYSDQVKVQFQVFYNDKDGVEKSYYADSVYKAPSPGTLFSHTVLQPPLGSGVGMWEPAAKTFHLRNTATAGFPDTKPTFTSGGTVPLAGDWDGGGIDTIGMYDPATSTFRLRNQNTGPDLPPFRYGNVGDIPVVGDWDGDGKDTVGVWRPSNHSFYLANRLGSSAADVPPFVYGATGMTPIAGDWNGDGIDTIGMHDPAHIMIYLRNSNTGGGNHHEIRYGSSGDKPVVGDWNKDNVDTVGVWRPSTHYFYLNNQNTDNITDLSFVYGADSMMPLSGNWIDNSGIPSRTRISWQARAFDGEAWGPWSSANAGRCVVELDTGTPQAPDVLGAPYKDDEVWRSGVGRPGTFTFESIDETIETEVVGYKYRFDDEQEKSIATSDGQARSVTWTPPTWGLHTLTVTSVNAASRTSAETNYQFKVVDDGPVGQWNLGDPLASQKAAEEMGRHAAAVGPGVLFGAEGPGVKPGVTSPDSAAKLNGTSDAYLTVREDDPLKNSAVVDSTQSFSVSAWVKPEALDRDRAVISQDGPDNANFVLGYDASDNKWVFEAPGTGGATTTSWRVQAVGTPVPGNWVHLTGIYDANASGGPKISILVDEQPAVTAARPTSNQQGGDFQIGRSKTDGVYGANFQGAIADVRAYTRVVTTDEIKRFQDYMPARKAYWDFETVEGDGVPNQHSGGEALHLDGPTPYTLPDPILDPEPSLPAMSGQSYMLFDGVDDWAGTAQPVVAGDVSYTVSARVRLSTLDAQKSQAVLSLPGQNTDRLVVRYDAGTQRWQLVLRASDTLGAQQTVVNYSGPPPTVDNSGNHIAVVYDAVTRRVSLYIDGESSRDDVRLDKSPWPSTGGLQVGRTVKGAEAEYLAGAVDEVRVYAGALDQVGINLIASLNPNTTI, translated from the coding sequence GTGAGCGCTGCCGCGGAATCGGGTGAGGCGCTCAGCGAGGAACTGGCCAGGGCTGCTGCCGAAGCGAGCGGTCACCCGGTGGAGATCGCCAACCTGCGGCGTGAGCGCCGGGAGGTGTTCGCGAACGCGGACGGGTCATTCACGGCTCACGAGTATGCGCAGCCCGTGCGGACAAGGCGGGGCAGTGCCTGGATACCGGTCGATGGCACGCTCGTCAAGAAGAGCGATGGCAGTTGGTCGCCGAAGGCAGCCACGGTCGATCTGCAGTTTTCCGACGGTGGTCTGGGGCCGTTCGTCCGCATGCGGCGGGTCGGTCGCGAGTACGCGCTGACCTGGCCGGAAGGAATACTCCCGAAGCCGAAGGTCGAGGGGAGCACGGCGAACTATGCGGAAGTTCTTCCCGGCGTTGACCTGGTGGTCCGCGCTGACGTAGAGGGCTTCTCGCACTACTTCGTCGTGAAGACGGCCGAGGCGGCCGCCAATCCCGAGCTGGATAGGCTGGAACTTGGGCTTTCCACGAAGGGGCTGACGGTCACGAAGACGGCGAGCGGCGCACTGAGGGCAGTCGACTCTGCGGTGGGCGGCAGCGTTTTCGAATCGGGTAGGGCCGTGATGTGGGACTCGGCCGACCCTGCTTCCACCGCGACGGCTGCGGCGATGAGGGCCATGGGTTCGGCGGATGAATCTGCGAGCGCGGACCCGGTTCTGGACCCGGCCGACGGAGGCCGTAAGGCTTCCGTCGGCATCGAAGTGGCCAAGGGCAGGATCAGCCTCTCGCCGGATGTTGAGCTCCTGCGAGGGGAGAACACCAGCTACCCGGTGGTGATCGACCCCGTTCCACGGACCACGGGTACGACAGCCTGGACTTCTGTCATGTCCGGGATGCCGTCGGAGCAGGACTGGAAGTACTCGGGGCACGCGGGCATGGGCAAGTGTCCGTCCAACTACAACGCCCCTGAGTGCTCGGGCATCGGCGTGCGGCGTCTGCTGTTCAGCTTCCCGATGTCCTTCTACAACGGCAAGCAGATCATCAGTACGTCGTTCTCAGCACGTGTCGGCGCCGTGTACTGGGCCGAGGCGAAGGCCGAGCCGGTTGACCTCTACCGGATCGGTTCCGGGAACTACGCCATCAGTTCCTCGAGTAACTGGTCGAACACCTCGGGGTCGTGGTCCAAGAAGCTCATGACGGTGGACCAGAAGATCTCACCGACGACCTGCAGTAGCGCGGCGAACTTGCACTTCAGTAACGGTGCGCTTCTCACAGAGACGCAGGCCGCTGCCAACGGCGGATTGTCGACCCTTTCGCTGGGGTTGAAGGCCAAGGACGAGTCGACGTACTACGGGTGGAAGCGCATCTGCGGCAATAGCTATCTGTCGGTTAACTACAACACGCCTCCCGCACAGATCTCGACCTCGCTGATGTCGACGAATCCTGGCGGCAAGTGCGTGGTGGACGCGGCGAAGGCCCCGTACGTCGATGAGCTGCCGCAATTGAAGACCGAGGCCAGGGATTCGGACAACAGCGCCTCGTACTCCGACCAGGTCAAGGTGCAGTTCCAGGTCTTCTACAACGACAAGGACGGCGTCGAGAAGAGCTACTACGCGGACTCGGTCTACAAAGCTCCGAGCCCGGGCACTCTGTTCTCGCACACTGTGCTCCAGCCGCCGCTGGGCTCCGGTGTGGGCATGTGGGAGCCGGCAGCGAAGACCTTCCACCTCCGCAACACGGCGACCGCAGGCTTCCCTGACACCAAGCCGACGTTCACGTCGGGCGGGACCGTACCTCTCGCGGGAGACTGGGACGGCGGTGGTATCGACACCATCGGTATGTACGACCCGGCGACCAGCACGTTCCGTCTGCGCAATCAGAACACGGGCCCCGACCTACCCCCGTTCCGCTACGGCAACGTGGGTGACATCCCTGTGGTCGGAGACTGGGACGGGGACGGCAAGGACACGGTCGGCGTGTGGCGGCCGAGCAACCACTCTTTCTACCTGGCCAACCGTTTGGGCAGTTCAGCGGCCGACGTGCCGCCCTTCGTCTACGGTGCCACGGGAATGACGCCCATCGCGGGTGACTGGAACGGCGACGGCATCGACACCATCGGTATGCATGACCCCGCACACATCATGATCTACCTGCGCAACTCCAATACGGGCGGCGGTAACCATCATGAGATCCGGTACGGAAGCTCCGGTGACAAGCCTGTAGTTGGCGACTGGAACAAGGACAACGTCGATACGGTAGGAGTGTGGCGTCCCAGTACGCACTACTTCTATCTCAACAATCAGAACACCGACAATATCACCGACCTTTCGTTTGTGTACGGCGCCGACTCCATGATGCCTTTGAGTGGCAATTGGATTGACAACTCCGGTATTCCCTCGCGGACCAGGATCTCCTGGCAGGCCCGTGCGTTCGATGGCGAGGCATGGGGGCCTTGGAGCTCAGCCAACGCTGGGCGTTGCGTCGTCGAGCTCGACACGGGAACCCCGCAAGCCCCTGACGTCCTGGGCGCGCCGTACAAGGACGATGAGGTCTGGCGCAGTGGTGTGGGCAGGCCCGGAACGTTCACGTTCGAGTCGATCGACGAGACCATCGAAACGGAAGTCGTCGGCTACAAGTATCGGTTTGACGACGAGCAAGAGAAGTCGATAGCAACGTCGGATGGACAAGCGCGTAGCGTTACGTGGACTCCGCCGACGTGGGGGCTTCACACGCTGACTGTTACCAGTGTCAACGCCGCAAGCCGGACTAGTGCTGAGACGAACTATCAGTTCAAGGTCGTCGACGACGGTCCCGTCGGCCAGTGGAACCTCGGAGATCCGCTCGCTTCCCAGAAGGCTGCCGAGGAGATGGGCCGGCATGCCGCCGCCGTCGGCCCAGGAGTGCTCTTCGGTGCCGAAGGGCCAGGTGTCAAGCCGGGCGTCACAAGCCCTGACTCCGCTGCGAAGCTGAACGGCACCAGCGATGCCTACCTCACCGTGCGGGAGGACGACCCGCTTAAGAACTCCGCGGTCGTCGACAGCACGCAGAGCTTCTCCGTCAGCGCCTGGGTCAAGCCTGAGGCACTCGACAGGGACCGTGCTGTGATCAGTCAGGATGGCCCGGACAACGCCAACTTCGTCCTCGGATACGACGCCTCCGACAACAAGTGGGTCTTCGAGGCTCCGGGCACCGGCGGCGCGACGACGACGTCTTGGCGCGTCCAGGCCGTCGGGACCCCCGTCCCGGGCAACTGGGTGCACCTGACCGGCATCTACGACGCGAACGCAAGCGGTGGACCAAAGATCTCGATCTTGGTCGACGAGCAGCCAGCCGTCACCGCTGCACGGCCCACCAGTAATCAGCAGGGTGGAGACTTCCAGATTGGCCGGTCGAAAACCGACGGCGTCTATGGTGCAAACTTCCAAGGGGCCATCGCCGACGTCCGCGCCTACACGCGCGTCGTCACCACAGATGAGATCAAGCGTTTTCAGGACTACATGCCTGCGCGTAAGGCGTACTGGGACTTTGAGACTGTGGAGGGCGACGGCGTACCCAACCAGCACAGTGGTGGCGAAGCCCTACACCTGGACGGTCCGACTCCGTATACTCTGCCCGATCCCATCCTCGATCCCGAACCTAGTCTTCCGGCCATGTCCGGCCAGAGCTACATGCTGTTCGACGGCGTGGATGACTGGGCCGGTACAGCTCAGCCAGTCGTAGCCGGGGACGTCAGTTACACGGTCAGCGCGCGGGTCAGGCTCAGCACCCTCGATGCCCAAAAGTCTCAGGCAGTCCTGTCCCTCCCGGGGCAGAACACCGACCGCCTGGTCGTCCGGTACGACGCCGGCACCCAGCGCTGGCAGCTGGTTCTGCGGGCCTCCGACACCTTGGGGGCGCAGCAGACCGTTGTCAACTACTCCGGTCCCCCACCGACTGTCGACAATTCGGGCAATCACATCGCAGTGGTATACGACGCCGTGACGCGACGAGTGAGCCTGTACATCGACGGTGAAAGCTCGCGCGATGACGTTCGCCTCGACAAGTCGCCCTGGCCCTCGACCGGTGGCCTGCAGGTCGGCCGCACCGTGAAGGGCGCTGAAGCCGAGTATCTCGCGGGAGCCGTCGACGAGGTCCGTGTCTATGCGGGTGCGCTTGACCAGGTCGGGATCAATCTGATTGCCAGTCTGAACCCCAACACCACTATCTAG